In the Streptomyces sp. BHT-5-2 genome, one interval contains:
- a CDS encoding MptD family putative ECF transporter S component, whose amino-acid sequence MNFKARDLVSLGVFSAVYLVLYFAINMLASLTPLLQPLTSFATIVICGIVFMLFRARVRSTGMVALMALLLGLLTLLLGHHVITMATALVAGVAAEIVIAAKRASPGVSDVLGYAFFSLWSAGAILPLLFLREDTIAQVRAQMGNAYADTYAGLMTPGVVLAMVASYLVAGLLGGLLGRKMLAKHFVKAGLA is encoded by the coding sequence GTGAATTTCAAGGCCAGAGACCTGGTATCGCTCGGCGTCTTCAGCGCCGTGTATCTCGTCCTCTATTTCGCCATCAACATGCTCGCTTCGCTCACCCCCCTGCTACAGCCCCTTACCTCCTTCGCCACCATCGTGATCTGCGGCATCGTCTTCATGCTGTTCCGGGCCCGAGTGCGCTCGACCGGTATGGTCGCGCTGATGGCGCTGTTGCTCGGCCTTCTCACGCTGCTGCTCGGCCACCACGTGATCACGATGGCGACCGCCCTCGTCGCCGGTGTCGCCGCGGAGATCGTGATCGCCGCCAAGCGCGCGTCACCCGGGGTCTCCGACGTGCTCGGCTATGCGTTCTTCAGCCTGTGGTCGGCAGGTGCCATCCTTCCGCTGCTCTTCCTGCGCGAGGACACGATCGCCCAGGTACGCGCGCAGATGGGCAACGCCTACGCCGATACCTACGCCGGCCTGATGACACCGGGCGTGGTCCTCGCGATGGTGGCGAGTTACCTCGTCGCGGGTCTGCTCGGCGGGCTGCTCGGACGCAAGATGCTGGCAAAGCACTTCGTGAAGGCCGGTCTTGCATAG